In Campylobacter vulpis, a genomic segment contains:
- the sucD gene encoding succinate--CoA ligase subunit alpha yields the protein MSILVNKNTKVIVQGFTGKEATFHAEQCMAYGTQIVGGVTPFKGGTEHLGKPVFNTVSEAVKATKADVSLIFVPAFAVGDSVIEAADAGIKLAVVITEHTPVKDMMFAKQYANKKGMKIIGPNCPGIITSQECKLGIMPGFIFKKGCVGLISKSGTLTYEAANQVAQSGYGISTAVGIGGDPIIGLAYKELLSEFEKDDETKAIVMIGEIGGSLEVEAAKFIKENITKPVVAFIAGATAPKGKRMGHAGAIVGSSDESAAAKKEALKSYGIHVVDSPALIGEEIKKILA from the coding sequence ATGAGTATTTTAGTTAATAAAAACACAAAAGTTATTGTTCAAGGTTTCACAGGTAAGGAGGCGACTTTTCACGCCGAGCAGTGTATGGCTTATGGCACACAGATAGTCGGCGGGGTAACGCCTTTTAAGGGTGGTACAGAGCATTTAGGAAAGCCTGTTTTTAACACAGTTAGCGAGGCTGTTAAAGCCACAAAAGCAGATGTGAGCTTGATTTTTGTTCCGGCTTTTGCAGTGGGAGATAGTGTGATAGAAGCTGCTGATGCAGGCATTAAACTTGCTGTTGTGATTACAGAGCATACGCCAGTTAAGGATATGATGTTTGCTAAACAATATGCAAATAAAAAAGGTATGAAAATCATAGGACCAAATTGTCCGGGCATTATCACTTCCCAAGAATGTAAATTAGGCATTATGCCGGGCTTTATTTTTAAGAAAGGTTGTGTGGGTTTAATTTCAAAATCGGGCACACTCACTTACGAAGCTGCTAATCAAGTCGCACAAAGTGGCTATGGAATTTCAACTGCCGTAGGTATAGGAGGCGACCCTATTATAGGACTTGCTTATAAAGAATTACTAAGTGAATTTGAAAAAGATGATGAAACTAAGGCTATTGTAATGATAGGTGAAATTGGTGGAAGTTTAGAAGTAGAAGCGGCAAAATTCATTAAAGAAAATATCACTAAACCAGTGGTAGCCTTCATAGCAGGTGCAACTGCTCCTAAGGGTAAAAGAATGGGACACGCAGGTGCTATTGTAGGAAGTAGCGATGAGAGTGCGGCAGCGAAAAAAGAAGCCTTAAAAAGCTATGGAATTCATGTTGTCGATTCTCCAGCTTTAATCGGCGAAGAAATTAAAAAAATACTAGCTTAA
- a CDS encoding malate dehydrogenase, with protein sequence MKITIIGAGNVGTSVAYALIMREFAKEIVLIDINDDLLLAKELELSQSIAALNLDIELICTKEYSYTQNSQIILFTAGLARKDGQSRDELLQINANIMLDCAKRVKRFNEEPLFIILTNPVDFLLNTLYESGIFNAKKIVAMAGVLDNARFKYELAKKLKVKTSSVDTRLMGFHNDDMVLLKSHSSVGNHKLTELLNEEEFEDVENEVKTGGAKVIKHLKTSAFLAPASACLRMLESMRSGEFLPMSVILNGEFGIKNKAFGVMARLGLDGVREIMNLNLSFEEQEKLEKSLIKYQYKGE encoded by the coding sequence ATGAAAATTACCATTATAGGTGCTGGAAATGTCGGCACAAGCGTAGCTTATGCTTTGATTATGAGAGAATTTGCAAAAGAAATTGTTTTAATTGACATTAATGACGACTTGCTTTTAGCAAAAGAACTTGAACTTTCTCAAAGCATAGCAGCTTTAAATTTGGATATAGAATTAATTTGCACTAAAGAGTATTCATATACGCAAAATTCTCAAATTATTCTTTTTACGGCTGGTTTGGCTAGAAAAGATGGACAAAGTAGAGATGAGCTTTTGCAGATTAATGCGAATATTATGCTCGATTGTGCTAAAAGGGTTAAGAGATTTAATGAAGAGCCGCTCTTTATCATTTTAACCAATCCTGTAGATTTTCTTCTCAATACTCTTTATGAAAGTGGAATTTTTAATGCTAAGAAAATTGTCGCTATGGCTGGAGTTTTAGATAATGCACGCTTTAAATATGAACTTGCCAAAAAACTTAAGGTAAAAACTTCAAGTGTAGATACGAGACTTATGGGTTTTCATAATGATGATATGGTTTTGTTAAAATCGCATTCAAGTGTGGGTAATCACAAATTAACAGAACTTTTAAACGAAGAAGAATTTGAAGATGTGGAAAATGAAGTGAAAACGGGTGGAGCGAAAGTTATCAAACACCTTAAAACTTCAGCTTTTTTAGCCCCAGCAAGTGCTTGTCTTAGAATGCTTGAGTCTATGCGTTCTGGAGAATTTTTACCTATGAGTGTAATTTTAAATGGAGAATTTGGGATAAAAAATAAGGCTTTTGGTGTTATGGCAAGGCTAGGACTTGACGGAGTGAGAGAGATAATGAATTTAAATTTATCTTTCGAAGAACAAGAAAAATTAGAAAAATCGTTAATTAAATATCAATACAAAGGAGAATAA
- a CDS encoding 2-oxoglutarate ferredoxin oxidoreductase subunit beta: MAFDYDEYLRADKLPTQWCWGCGDGVVLKCIIRAIQKLGWNMDDVCLVSGIGCSGRMSSYVNCNTVHTTHGRAIAYATGIKLANPSKHVIVVSGDGDTLAIGGNHTIHGCRRNIDLTHIVINNFIYGLTNSQTSPTTPKGFYTVTAQFGNIDPNFDACELTKAAGASFVARGNVIEAAKLENLIYKALAHKGYSFVDVFSNCHINLGRKNKMGEAVAMLDWIKNRVVDKSKFETMDFEERRDKFPTGILHEDNTQPEYCHAYEEVRKAAKEKRMVDLGALK; the protein is encoded by the coding sequence ATGGCATTTGATTATGATGAATATTTAAGAGCAGATAAATTACCAACCCAGTGGTGCTGGGGCTGTGGCGATGGAGTTGTGTTAAAGTGCATTATTAGGGCAATTCAAAAATTAGGCTGGAATATGGACGATGTATGTTTGGTTTCAGGTATAGGTTGTAGCGGAAGAATGAGTTCTTATGTGAATTGCAACACTGTGCATACCACGCACGGCAGGGCTATTGCCTATGCTACGGGTATAAAACTTGCTAATCCTAGCAAACATGTTATTGTGGTAAGTGGAGATGGCGATACCTTAGCTATCGGTGGAAATCATACTATACACGGCTGTCGTAGAAATATCGATTTAACGCATATTGTAATTAATAATTTTATTTATGGCCTTACAAATTCACAAACCTCTCCTACAACACCAAAAGGCTTTTATACGGTTACTGCACAATTTGGAAATATCGATCCAAATTTTGACGCTTGTGAATTGACTAAGGCAGCGGGAGCGTCTTTTGTGGCAAGAGGCAATGTTATCGAAGCAGCAAAGCTTGAAAATTTAATTTACAAGGCTCTGGCACACAAGGGTTATAGCTTTGTTGATGTGTTTTCAAATTGCCATATTAATTTAGGTCGTAAAAATAAAATGGGCGAAGCGGTGGCTATGCTTGATTGGATTAAGAACCGCGTGGTTGATAAATCTAAATTTGAAACAATGGATTTTGAAGAAAGAAGAGATAAATTTCCAACGGGAATTTTGCACGAGGATAATACTCAGCCTGAATACTGCCACGCCTATGAAGAGGTGCGTAAAGCAGCGAAAGAAAAAAGAATGGTGGATTTAGGAGCTTTGAAATGA
- a CDS encoding 4Fe-4S binding protein codes for MSIVAPKDTPVWVDEHRCKACNICVSYCPAGVLAMRDDIHAVLGQMIEVVHPESCIGCTECETHCPDFAIMVAKRDEFKFAKLSPEAKERALAVKNNKYKKLA; via the coding sequence ATGAGTATAGTAGCTCCAAAAGATACGCCCGTTTGGGTTGATGAGCATAGATGTAAAGCGTGTAATATCTGCGTTAGTTACTGCCCTGCTGGGGTTTTAGCAATGCGTGATGATATTCACGCTGTTTTAGGGCAAATGATAGAAGTTGTGCATCCTGAATCCTGTATAGGTTGCACAGAATGCGAGACGCATTGTCCTGATTTTGCAATTATGGTAGCAAAAAGAGATGAATTTAAATTTGCTAAACTTAGCCCAGAAGCCAAAGAGAGAGCTTTAGCGGTGAAAAATAACAAATACAAAAAATTAGCATAG
- a CDS encoding 2-oxoacid:acceptor oxidoreductase family protein produces MKYQLRFGGEGGQGVITAGEILAEAAIKEGRQAFKASTYTSQVRGGPTKVDIIIDEKEILFPYAIEGEIDFMLSTADKGYKGFRGGVKEGGIIVIEPNLVHPEEEDYKKWQIFEIPIITIAKEEVGNVATQSVVALAIAAYMSKCIELDVLKETMLHMVPPKTRDANAKAFDLGVKYASQTKPHS; encoded by the coding sequence ATGAAATATCAATTAAGATTTGGAGGTGAGGGCGGTCAGGGCGTTATCACTGCTGGTGAAATTTTAGCTGAAGCTGCGATTAAAGAGGGGCGTCAAGCTTTCAAGGCTTCAACTTACACTTCTCAAGTGCGTGGAGGTCCTACTAAAGTCGATATTATCATCGATGAAAAGGAAATTTTATTTCCCTATGCGATTGAGGGAGAGATTGACTTTATGCTTTCAACGGCAGATAAGGGCTATAAAGGCTTTCGTGGTGGAGTAAAAGAGGGGGGGATTATAGTCATTGAGCCAAATTTGGTGCATCCTGAAGAAGAGGACTATAAAAAATGGCAAATTTTTGAAATTCCTATCATCACCATAGCTAAAGAAGAGGTTGGTAATGTCGCCACTCAATCAGTCGTTGCCTTAGCCATAGCTGCTTATATGAGTAAGTGCATAGAACTTGATGTTTTAAAAGAAACAATGCTTCATATGGTGCCACCTAAAACTAGGGACGCTAATGCTAAGGCTTTTGATTTGGGCGTAAAATACGCTAGTCAAACAAAACCACATTCATAA
- the sucC gene encoding ADP-forming succinate--CoA ligase subunit beta translates to MNIHEYQAKAIFAENGVPTLKGRVAFSVDEAVANAKELGGSVWAVKAQIHAGGRGLGGGVKIAKSLDEVKSYAEQILGMTLVTHQTGPEGKLVQKLYIESGANIVKEYYLAILFNRMAEQITIIASSEGGMDIEKVAKENPEKIAKVGIDPQIGFKLFHALEVAKVLGLDKDESKKLAVMIEKLYKLYMDKDMNMLEINPLIKTAEGDFYALDAKCSFDDSSLYRHSDIAALRDITEENDAEREAGEFGLSYVKLDGDVACMVNGAGLAMATMDIINYSGAKPANFLDVGGGASPETVAKAFEIILRDKNVKVIFINIFGGIVRCDRIANGILEATKNVEVNVPIVVRLDGTNAAEAKSILDNSNLKNIKAATSLKEGAELVKSLVG, encoded by the coding sequence ATGAACATACACGAGTATCAAGCAAAAGCAATTTTTGCGGAAAATGGAGTGCCTACTTTAAAAGGTAGGGTTGCTTTTAGTGTCGATGAAGCGGTGGCTAATGCCAAAGAGCTGGGTGGCTCTGTATGGGCTGTGAAAGCTCAAATTCACGCTGGTGGTCGTGGGCTTGGAGGCGGAGTTAAGATTGCTAAAAGCTTAGATGAAGTTAAAAGTTATGCTGAGCAAATTTTAGGTATGACTTTAGTCACGCATCAAACAGGACCTGAGGGAAAACTTGTTCAAAAACTTTACATCGAAAGCGGAGCAAATATCGTTAAGGAGTATTATTTAGCCATACTTTTTAACAGAATGGCAGAGCAAATTACCATCATCGCTTCAAGTGAGGGCGGTATGGATATAGAAAAAGTAGCTAAAGAAAATCCAGAAAAAATCGCTAAAGTTGGCATTGACCCACAAATAGGCTTTAAGCTTTTTCACGCCTTAGAAGTGGCGAAAGTTTTAGGACTTGATAAAGATGAGAGTAAAAAACTTGCCGTAATGATAGAAAAGCTTTATAAGCTTTATATGGATAAAGATATGAATATGCTTGAGATTAATCCTCTCATTAAAACAGCTGAGGGTGATTTTTACGCTTTAGACGCAAAATGTAGTTTTGATGATAGCTCTTTATATAGACATAGTGATATAGCAGCACTTAGAGATATTACGGAGGAAAATGACGCTGAGCGTGAGGCGGGAGAATTTGGACTTAGCTATGTCAAGCTTGATGGAGATGTTGCTTGTATGGTTAATGGTGCTGGTCTTGCTATGGCGACTATGGATATTATTAATTATAGCGGTGCAAAGCCTGCAAATTTCTTAGATGTGGGTGGTGGTGCTTCTCCAGAAACTGTGGCTAAGGCTTTTGAGATTATTTTAAGAGATAAAAATGTCAAGGTTATTTTTATTAATATCTTTGGTGGGATTGTGCGTTGTGATAGAATAGCAAATGGAATTTTAGAAGCGACTAAAAATGTCGAAGTTAATGTTCCTATTGTGGTGCGTCTTGATGGCACAAATGCGGCAGAGGCAAAAAGTATTTTAGATAATTCAAATCTTAAAAATATTAAAGCAGCGACTAGTCTTAAGGAAGGCGCTGAACTTGTAAAAAGTCTAGTAGGATAA
- a CDS encoding 2-oxoglutarate synthase subunit alpha, with protein MREVIATGNVLIAKAAIDCGCKFFGGYPITPSSEIAHELSHMLPANDGTFIQMEDEISGISVAIGAAMSGVKAMTASSGPGISLKAEQIGLAFIAEIPLVIVNVMRGGPSTGLPTRVAQGDLFQAKAPTHGDFASIAIAPASLEESYTETIRAFNLAEKYMTPVFLLMDETVGHMNGKALLPDLKDIKIINRKKFEGDKKDYKPYAAGENEAAVLNPFFEGYRYHITGLHHGDIGFPTEDGAIVKKNIERLIGKIKNNKDDICAYEEYKLDDAEFLIIAYGSVSRSAKEAINRLREEGIKVGLFRPITLYPVAEEKIAEVVAKFKKVMVSELNMGQYLEEIERVSSRKDFISLHRANGRPITPSEIIAKVKENL; from the coding sequence ATGAGAGAAGTTATAGCAACGGGAAATGTTTTGATTGCAAAGGCGGCTATTGATTGTGGGTGTAAATTTTTTGGAGGTTATCCCATTACTCCAAGTTCGGAAATCGCTCACGAGTTAAGCCATATGCTTCCTGCTAATGATGGCACTTTTATCCAAATGGAAGATGAAATTTCAGGTATTAGTGTGGCTATTGGTGCGGCTATGAGTGGCGTTAAGGCAATGACGGCAAGTTCAGGTCCGGGAATTTCACTCAAAGCCGAACAAATCGGTCTTGCTTTTATTGCTGAAATTCCTTTAGTGATTGTCAATGTTATGAGGGGAGGACCATCGACTGGCTTACCAACGCGTGTGGCTCAAGGAGATTTATTCCAAGCTAAAGCCCCCACTCACGGCGACTTTGCTAGTATAGCCATAGCTCCTGCTTCTTTAGAGGAGTCTTATACGGAAACTATTAGGGCTTTTAATTTGGCTGAAAAATATATGACTCCTGTATTTTTGCTTATGGACGAAACTGTGGGGCATATGAATGGTAAGGCACTTTTACCAGATTTAAAAGATATTAAGATTATTAACCGTAAGAAATTTGAAGGCGATAAAAAAGACTATAAGCCTTATGCTGCAGGAGAAAATGAAGCAGCGGTTTTAAATCCTTTCTTTGAAGGTTATCGTTATCACATCACAGGACTTCATCACGGCGACATAGGCTTTCCTACCGAAGATGGGGCTATTGTGAAGAAAAATATAGAAAGATTAATAGGTAAGATTAAAAATAATAAAGATGATATTTGTGCTTATGAGGAATATAAGCTTGACGATGCCGAATTTTTAATCATAGCTTATGGAAGCGTGAGTCGCTCGGCTAAAGAAGCAATCAATCGCTTGAGGGAAGAGGGCATTAAAGTAGGACTTTTCCGTCCTATTACTCTTTATCCTGTGGCGGAGGAAAAGATTGCCGAAGTTGTGGCTAAATTTAAAAAGGTTATGGTTAGTGAGCTAAATATGGGGCAGTATCTTGAAGAAATTGAAAGAGTAAGCTCAAGAAAAGACTTCATTTCACTTCATAGAGCTAATGGACGCCCTATCACACCGAGTGAAATCATCGCTAAAGTAAAGGAGAATTTGTAA